Proteins from a genomic interval of Acetobacterium woodii DSM 1030:
- a CDS encoding FadR/GntR family transcriptional regulator: MFTEIAHTKIYLQILEQIKENIIQGHLKSGDRLPSERQWAEQLGVSRATIREAIRALEMIGLVVCQQGEGNFIAENFEDTLTQPLTIMFWLSNGQLSEVQELRRALETESAKLAAKNMTPERYASLEKLCYAIETETDESVRAELDKQFHYEIATASENKMIRNVLLSSATLIEALIKDIRIAILLDTERGPIIDQQHRNILNALRNKEPLNAAFAMSQHMDLIDGFVAGLKLDKS, translated from the coding sequence ATGTTTACTGAAATTGCACACACAAAAATATATTTGCAGATTCTCGAGCAAATAAAAGAAAATATTATCCAAGGTCATTTAAAAAGCGGTGATCGACTTCCTTCCGAACGACAATGGGCCGAACAATTGGGCGTTTCCCGGGCGACCATCCGAGAAGCTATCCGAGCTTTGGAAATGATCGGTCTGGTGGTCTGTCAGCAAGGTGAAGGCAATTTTATTGCCGAAAATTTTGAGGATACCCTTACCCAACCGCTGACCATCATGTTCTGGCTTAGCAATGGTCAGCTCAGTGAAGTTCAGGAACTTCGCCGGGCATTGGAAACGGAATCGGCAAAGCTAGCCGCGAAAAACATGACCCCCGAACGTTATGCCAGTTTGGAAAAACTTTGTTATGCCATCGAAACCGAAACTGATGAATCGGTCCGGGCTGAATTGGACAAGCAATTTCACTATGAAATTGCCACCGCTTCGGAAAATAAAATGATTCGAAATGTCTTACTCTCTTCCGCTACACTCATTGAAGCGCTAATCAAGGATATCCGTATTGCGATTCTCTTAGATACCGAACGGGGTCCAATCATTGATCAACAACACCGGAACATTCTCAACGCACTCCGTAACAAAGAACCCCTTAATGCGGCCTTTGCGATGTCCCAACATATGGATCTGATTGATGGTTTTGTGGCCGGACTTAAACTTGATAAGTCCTGA
- the lctB gene encoding lactate dehydrogenase subunit LctB, with the protein MKILVCIKQVPGTSNVEVDPETGVLIRDGVESKLNPYDLFGLETAFRLKEQLGGTITTLSMGPMQSKEVLMESFYMGADEGCLLSDRKFGGADVVATSYTLAQGTKRLGDFDLIICGKQTTDGDTAQVGPEMAEFLGIPHVTNVIKILAADEKGLTLQMNMEESLEIQRVPYPCLITVDKDIYTPRLPSYKRKLDISKNPEIKILTLKDMYDTNEKKYGLSGSPTQVERIFPPESNVEKTSFEGDGKVLAKALLGILTEKKYLG; encoded by the coding sequence ATGAAAATACTGGTATGTATCAAACAGGTTCCCGGAACTTCCAATGTCGAAGTAGACCCGGAAACCGGGGTTCTAATTCGTGATGGTGTGGAATCAAAATTAAATCCCTACGATTTATTCGGTTTAGAAACGGCATTTCGTTTAAAAGAACAATTAGGCGGGACCATTACCACGTTATCAATGGGACCAATGCAAAGCAAAGAAGTTCTCATGGAATCGTTTTACATGGGCGCTGATGAGGGTTGTTTATTATCGGATCGAAAATTCGGCGGGGCCGATGTGGTAGCGACCAGTTATACCTTAGCGCAGGGCACCAAACGATTGGGTGACTTTGATCTGATCATTTGCGGTAAACAAACCACCGATGGCGATACTGCTCAAGTAGGTCCGGAAATGGCTGAATTTTTGGGAATCCCTCATGTTACCAATGTGATTAAAATTCTGGCCGCTGATGAAAAGGGATTAACCCTGCAAATGAATATGGAAGAATCGCTGGAGATACAACGGGTTCCTTATCCCTGCCTGATTACGGTTGACAAGGATATTTATACACCAAGACTGCCGTCTTATAAACGAAAACTTGATATATCCAAAAACCCTGAAATTAAAATATTAACGCTAAAAGATATGTACGACACCAACGAAAAAAAATATGGACTGAGCGGATCACCGACACAGGTGGAACGAATTTTCCCACCGGAAAGCAATGTTGAAAAAACCAGTTTTGAAGGCGATGGCAAGGTTTTGGCAAAAGCGCTATTGGGGATTTTAACAGAAAAAAAATATTTAGGCTAG